The window GTTCATTAGTATAAGCATAGCTTAAACGAGCTGTAAGACCATTCGTCCAACGTGCTTGTGCCGTAGCTTCTCCTCCACTAACTATATAGTTATCCAAGTTAAGATAAGGAAGACGTGGGATAATGTCTGATGGATTCTTATAGTAAGGCGCACCTGTTGCAATCTTGTTTTCAATCTTGTTGCAATAAGCACTTACTGTAAAGTTATAACGACCCTTAGTATAATCAACCGAAGCATTAAAGTTCTGGCTTACTTCAGGCTTCAAAGAAGGGTTGCCTTCGACAATCCATATGCCCGACATATCAAAGTTATAGTACTTCTCTTTCAATGTAGGAGCACGGAAACCCATACCATAACTGAAACGAACATTCAAGTTATGTACTGGCTGATAACGTGCGCTTACCTTCGGAGTCAGTCGTGAGATACGTCCGTCTGAGAAGTAATCGTAACGCAAGGCACCGACAACCTCCCACTTCGGACTGATGTTCCAGTCGTATTGTGCAAAGGCATCGAAAGAGTCTTGCTTACGGATTCGACCCTCCAAGTTGGTATTGAAGAGATAATCATGCATATAGTCTGCACCCACAGAAAGGACATCTTCACCTTCGAAAGTGTGATTATAAAGTAAGCGAAGACTGTTCTGAACATTTGAATAGTCACGGATATCCAGTCGAGTGATGCGCTGATAGTCCGACTTATCATACTGGTCAAAAGCATAGGAGAAGTCAACACTATTAACAAGGTCTGGTGTCCATGTTCCACGAAGACCACCCGAAAAGTCACGATAGCGCTCTGGTACCTCTGATGTACGTACCAACTGGCGATAGAAATAGCCTGCACGTCCCGTCAAACGAAGCTTTTCATTCAATCTAAAAGTGAGCTGTTCCTTAAAGTTCCAAACGGCATCACCATAGATAGTTGAGACAACTCGTGTAATTGGATTGGGTCCATTGTGTACATTAAAGTTGTCAGAACTATTCCGATTCACTGTCAGTAAGTTGTTCCACTTGCCTCTTGCGTATTGCCATGATAGTCCATAACGTTGCTCGTTGTGGCGACCAAAACGCATATTAAGGTTAAGTGCGCATGGATTTGGCTTTTTCTTGGTGATGATATTGATAACTCCACCAGCAGCATTAGAGCCATAAAGGGCAGAAGCAGCACCTTTCACAATCTCGATATGGTCAACATTATCCATACCGATACGAGTAAAGTCGACATCGTCCATCGTCTCACCAGCAAGGCGTTCACCGTCAACAAGAATCAACATACTCTGTCCACCAAAGCCAGAGAAGTTCATATGTACCTGCTGATTCATGGCGTATGAGAACTCAATACCTGGTATTACCTGTTGCAATACATCACGCAGATTGGTGGCATCAGTCTTCATGATATCATCAGCAGTGATGAGTTTCGTCAACACAGGGGTATTGGCAAGCAGCTTCGGTGTACGTGTTCCCGTCACTACTACCTGCTCTAATTCTAAGCATTTATAAATGGAATCAGGCAATTCATCTGCCCACATCGTTGCAGGAAGCAGACAGGTAAGAACTGAAAGTATAATGGTTTTTTGTTTCATAACCAATCAAAAAATATCATAACCTTGTCTCTATTCTTTGAAAGAACCACTAACGAAAAGGTTTTATGTTTTATTTAATATGGATATTTATAATTGATTCTTAACCAACATTTGGTTCCATCGGTACCAATATAGTTCTCCAACTGCAGAGCAGCATACTTCCCATTCTTCAGACGAAGGATAAAGA is drawn from Prevotella melaninogenica and contains these coding sequences:
- a CDS encoding TonB-dependent receptor plug domain-containing protein encodes the protein MKQKTIILSVLTCLLPATMWADELPDSIYKCLELEQVVVTGTRTPKLLANTPVLTKLITADDIMKTDATNLRDVLQQVIPGIEFSYAMNQQVHMNFSGFGGQSMLILVDGERLAGETMDDVDFTRIGMDNVDHIEIVKGAASALYGSNAAGGVINIITKKKPNPCALNLNMRFGRHNEQRYGLSWQYARGKWNNLLTVNRNSSDNFNVHNGPNPITRVVSTIYGDAVWNFKEQLTFRLNEKLRLTGRAGYFYRQLVRTSEVPERYRDFSGGLRGTWTPDLVNSVDFSYAFDQYDKSDYQRITRLDIRDYSNVQNSLRLLYNHTFEGEDVLSVGADYMHDYLFNTNLEGRIRKQDSFDAFAQYDWNISPKWEVVGALRYDYFSDGRISRLTPKVSARYQPVHNLNVRFSYGMGFRAPTLKEKYYNFDMSGIWIVEGNPSLKPEVSQNFNASVDYTKGRYNFTVSAYCNKIENKIATGAPYYKNPSDIIPRLPYLNLDNYIVSGGEATAQARWTNGLTARLSYAYTNERLPKDKNSNSVNNQYIPARKHSMTGHIDWDHQWSKNYGTNIGLDGRFLSAVENEEFVDYYDISKGIKTIHYPAYALFKLSLVQRIGKGVKVSVILDNIFNYKPEYYYLNCPLADGTNLMIGMSVDVDKLF